The following coding sequences lie in one Lysobacter capsici genomic window:
- a CDS encoding glycosyl hydrolase family 18 protein, with product MRHTRSAHLLLSTMLAASSLSTAYAQGASCAGVAAWNASAIYAAGDKMTYQNHLYQANGPIWNTPPNYCPSCNYYADLGVCGTGPGNQAPTVSLTSPTAGASYNVGANIAVSANAADSDGTVASVEFFRGASSLGVDTSAPYAVTWNNATAGSHSFTAVAKDNLGATKTSAAVSITVASGPADTTPPSVPGGLSSPSQTSNSVSLSWNASTDNSGGSGVAGYDVYRSGSIVGSPASNSFTVSGLAASTSYSFTVRARDNAGNASAQSASVSATTKPPVVGGNKKVIGYFAQWGIYGRNYRVKNIDTSGSASKLTHINYAFGNVRNNRCEVGVTVASDPNTGAGGDAFADYTKAFQAGESVSGAADTWDQPLRGSWNQLKQLKAKHPNIKVLISLGGWTWSRNFPSAARPENRQAFVASCVDAYIKGNLPVTDGAGGPGAAAGVFDGIDIDWEYPVVCGIECPTAQRPEDNANYTALLAEFRRQLDAVRPGLLLTVAVGAGIDKIRVTNPGAYHQYLDFINVMTYDFHGGWEAKTNHHSALFASPNDPSTGDVKLYNSNDAIEAFLSRGVPASKLNLGIGFYGRGWTNVPNVNNGLYQSGSAAPGTYEAGIEDYKVLKNLAGTVYTDNNAQATWKYNGTTFWSYDTPQLIGQKMQYVKTQGLGGAFFWEFSGDDAQGSLATAINDGLK from the coding sequence ATGAGACACACTCGGTCCGCCCACCTGCTGTTGTCGACCATGCTTGCCGCATCGTCGCTATCGACGGCCTACGCACAAGGCGCGTCCTGCGCCGGCGTTGCCGCCTGGAACGCCTCCGCCATCTACGCCGCCGGCGACAAGATGACGTATCAAAATCACCTGTATCAGGCCAACGGCCCGATCTGGAACACGCCGCCCAACTACTGCCCGAGCTGCAACTACTACGCCGACCTGGGCGTGTGCGGCACCGGCCCGGGCAACCAGGCACCGACCGTATCGCTGACCTCGCCGACCGCCGGCGCCAGCTACAACGTCGGCGCCAACATCGCCGTCAGCGCCAACGCCGCCGACAGCGACGGCACCGTCGCCAGCGTCGAATTCTTCCGTGGCGCCAGCTCGCTCGGCGTCGACACCAGCGCGCCGTATGCGGTGACCTGGAACAACGCCACTGCCGGCAGCCACAGCTTCACCGCGGTGGCCAAGGACAACCTCGGCGCGACCAAGACCTCGGCCGCGGTCAGCATCACCGTCGCCTCCGGCCCGGCCGACACCACCCCGCCGAGCGTGCCCGGCGGCCTGAGCTCGCCGTCGCAGACCTCCAACAGCGTCTCGCTGAGCTGGAACGCATCGACCGACAACAGCGGCGGCAGCGGCGTGGCCGGCTACGACGTCTACCGCAGCGGCAGCATCGTCGGTTCGCCGGCGAGCAACAGCTTCACCGTCAGCGGCCTGGCCGCGAGCACCAGCTACAGTTTCACCGTGCGTGCGCGCGACAACGCCGGCAACGCCTCGGCGCAGAGCGCGTCGGTCAGCGCGACCACCAAGCCGCCGGTCGTCGGCGGCAACAAGAAGGTGATCGGCTACTTCGCCCAGTGGGGCATCTACGGCCGCAACTACCGGGTCAAGAACATCGACACCAGCGGCTCGGCCAGCAAGCTGACCCACATCAACTACGCGTTCGGCAACGTGCGCAACAACCGTTGCGAAGTCGGCGTGACCGTCGCGTCGGATCCGAACACCGGCGCCGGTGGCGATGCGTTCGCCGATTACACCAAGGCCTTCCAGGCCGGCGAAAGCGTCAGCGGCGCGGCCGACACCTGGGATCAGCCCTTGCGCGGCAGCTGGAACCAGCTCAAGCAGCTCAAGGCCAAGCATCCGAACATCAAGGTGCTGATCTCGCTCGGCGGCTGGACCTGGTCGCGCAACTTCCCCAGCGCGGCGCGTCCTGAAAACCGTCAGGCCTTCGTCGCTTCGTGCGTCGACGCCTACATCAAGGGCAACCTGCCGGTGACCGACGGCGCGGGCGGCCCGGGCGCGGCGGCCGGCGTGTTCGACGGCATCGACATCGACTGGGAATACCCGGTGGTCTGCGGCATCGAGTGCCCGACGGCGCAGCGTCCGGAAGACAACGCCAACTACACCGCGTTGCTCGCCGAGTTCCGCCGTCAGCTCGACGCGGTGCGTCCGGGCCTGTTGCTGACCGTCGCGGTCGGCGCCGGCATCGACAAGATCCGCGTGACCAATCCCGGTGCGTACCACCAGTACCTGGATTTCATCAACGTGATGACCTACGACTTCCACGGCGGTTGGGAAGCCAAGACGAATCACCACTCGGCGCTGTTCGCTTCGCCGAACGATCCGTCGACCGGCGACGTCAAGCTTTACAACTCCAACGACGCCATCGAAGCCTTCCTGTCGCGCGGCGTGCCGGCCAGCAAGCTCAACCTCGGCATCGGTTTCTACGGCCGCGGCTGGACCAACGTGCCCAACGTCAACAACGGTCTGTACCAGAGCGGCAGCGCCGCACCGGGCACCTACGAGGCGGGCATCGAGGACTACAAGGTGCTCAAGAACCTCGCCGGCACGGTCTACACCGACAACAACGCGCAGGCCACCTGGAAGTACAACGGCACCACGTTCTGGAGCTACGACACGCCGCAGCTGATCGGCCAGAAGATGCAGTACGTCAAGACCCAGGGTCTGGGCGGCGCGTTCTTCTGGGAGTTCAGCGGCGACGACGCCCAGGGCAGCCTGGCCACCGCGATCAACGACGGCCTGAAGTGA
- a CDS encoding alpha/beta fold hydrolase, with protein MRLPAAIVCSLLPALSLAATPPANEPASARYGMELQGFHYPYPVAYREFRSQGEAVRMAYMDVRPAKPNGRSVVLLHGKNFCAATWESTIAALSDAGYRVIAPDQIGFCKSSKPAHHQYSLHELAADTQALLTSLGIERAAIVGHSMGGMLAVRYALMYPQATQRLLLVNPIGLEDWKALGVPWRSVDEAYARELKTSFATIKQYQQTVYYSGQWKPEYDRWVGMLAGLYAGPGRERVAWNQALTSEMVFTQPVVHEFARLRVPTTLFIGQRDRTAINRDLADDALKARLGLYPSLGRAAAGAIPGARLVEFEDLGHSPQVEAPSRFNQALLTQLDAAP; from the coding sequence ATGCGCCTGCCCGCCGCGATCGTGTGCTCCCTGCTTCCGGCGCTGAGCCTCGCCGCCACACCGCCGGCGAACGAACCCGCCAGCGCCCGCTACGGCATGGAGCTGCAGGGTTTCCACTACCCCTACCCGGTCGCCTACCGCGAATTCCGCTCGCAGGGCGAAGCGGTGCGCATGGCCTATATGGACGTGCGGCCGGCCAAGCCCAACGGCCGCAGCGTGGTGCTGCTGCACGGCAAGAATTTCTGCGCGGCGACCTGGGAATCGACGATCGCCGCCTTGAGCGATGCCGGTTATCGGGTGATCGCGCCCGACCAGATCGGCTTCTGCAAATCCAGCAAGCCCGCCCATCATCAATACAGCCTGCACGAACTGGCCGCCGACACCCAGGCCCTGCTCACGTCGCTGGGCATCGAACGCGCGGCGATCGTCGGCCATTCGATGGGCGGCATGCTCGCGGTGCGTTACGCGCTGATGTATCCGCAGGCCACCCAGCGCCTGCTGCTGGTCAACCCGATCGGCCTGGAAGACTGGAAAGCGCTCGGCGTGCCGTGGCGCAGCGTCGACGAGGCCTATGCGCGCGAACTCAAGACCTCGTTCGCGACGATCAAGCAGTATCAACAGACCGTGTACTACAGCGGCCAATGGAAACCCGAGTACGACCGCTGGGTCGGCATGCTCGCCGGCCTGTACGCCGGCCCGGGCCGCGAGCGCGTGGCCTGGAACCAGGCGCTGACCTCGGAGATGGTGTTCACCCAGCCGGTGGTGCACGAGTTCGCGCGGCTGCGCGTGCCGACCACCTTGTTCATCGGCCAGCGCGACCGCACCGCGATCAATCGCGATCTGGCCGACGATGCGCTCAAGGCCAGGCTGGGTTTGTACCCGTCGCTCGGACGCGCCGCCGCCGGCGCGATCCCGGGCGCGAGGCTGGTCGAATTCGAAGACCTCGGCCATTCGCCGCAGGTCGAAGCGCCGTCGCGCTTCAATCAAGCCTTGCTCACCCAGCTCGACGCAGCGCCTTGA
- a CDS encoding cytochrome c produces the protein MSRRRWKRSILRLLFWLAVIALVWLLVDWLIARWYHRGPAVQVQATPAQIERGQYLTAAADCAACHTADGGAPFAGGVPLASPFGVIHGTNITPDAETGIGRYSADNFFHAITRGEARDGHQLYPAMPYVSYKTITREDSDAIYAYLMTRPAVRQENRKNGVGFPFNIRTGIHAWNWLFAGATAKPASQGQSAMWKRGEYLAETLGHCGECHSPRGMLGQVDRDRPLAGNNALGRFAAPALTPQTLAARGWDRAGLRAYLATGIGPHAVASDEMLKVVNLSSSRLRADDLDALTIYLTGDTPLPAAAAPTLASGDDASPARQRYFALCAGCHGRDGAGVPHVAPALLGNSGLRDADPHNLIVAILDGLPEHDLPGLERMQDMPGFADQLDDAQVAELARWLRSRYGGQAGAVDAKQVRELRESGGEAH, from the coding sequence ATGAGCCGACGCCGCTGGAAACGCTCGATCCTGCGCCTGCTGTTCTGGCTGGCGGTGATCGCGCTGGTGTGGCTGCTGGTCGACTGGCTGATCGCGCGTTGGTACCACCGCGGCCCGGCCGTGCAAGTGCAAGCCACGCCCGCCCAGATCGAACGCGGCCAATACCTGACGGCCGCGGCCGATTGCGCGGCCTGCCACACCGCCGACGGCGGCGCGCCGTTCGCCGGCGGCGTGCCGCTGGCCTCGCCGTTCGGCGTCATCCACGGCACCAACATCACGCCCGATGCCGAGACGGGTATCGGCCGCTACAGCGCCGACAACTTCTTCCACGCGATCACCCGCGGCGAAGCGCGCGACGGCCATCAGCTGTATCCGGCGATGCCGTACGTGTCGTACAAGACGATCACACGCGAGGACAGCGACGCGATCTATGCCTACCTGATGACGCGCCCGGCGGTGCGGCAGGAAAACCGCAAGAACGGCGTAGGCTTCCCGTTCAATATCCGCACCGGCATCCACGCCTGGAACTGGTTATTTGCGGGCGCTACCGCCAAGCCGGCCTCGCAGGGTCAGTCGGCGATGTGGAAGCGCGGCGAATACTTGGCCGAAACGCTCGGCCACTGCGGCGAATGCCACAGCCCGCGCGGGATGCTCGGGCAGGTCGATCGCGATCGTCCGCTCGCCGGCAACAACGCGCTCGGCCGCTTCGCCGCGCCCGCGCTGACGCCGCAAACCCTGGCCGCGCGCGGCTGGGATCGCGCCGGCCTGCGCGCTTATCTGGCCACCGGCATCGGCCCGCATGCGGTGGCCTCGGACGAAATGCTCAAGGTGGTGAATCTGTCGAGCAGTCGGCTGCGCGCCGACGACCTCGATGCGCTGACGATCTACCTCACCGGCGACACGCCGCTGCCGGCCGCCGCCGCGCCGACGCTCGCGTCCGGCGACGATGCGTCACCGGCGCGGCAACGTTATTTCGCCCTGTGCGCCGGTTGCCATGGCCGCGACGGCGCCGGGGTGCCGCATGTGGCGCCGGCGCTGCTCGGCAACAGCGGCCTGCGCGATGCCGATCCGCACAATCTGATCGTCGCGATCCTCGACGGCCTGCCCGAACACGACCTGCCGGGCCTGGAACGCATGCAGGACATGCCGGGGTTCGCCGATCAACTCGACGATGCGCAGGTCGCCGAACTGGCGCGGTGGCTGCGCAGTCGCTACGGCGGGCAGGCCGGCGCGGTGGACGCCAAGCAAGTCCGCGAGTTGCGCGAGTCCGGCGGCGAAGCGCACTGA
- a CDS encoding (2Fe-2S)-binding protein — MSGPSIRTRPLTLHINGRAQAPVEVPEDMMLVDVLHEYLGLTGTRFGCGQGVCRACTVIVDDEHGPREVRSCITGAHYFNGKRIRTVEGHAKRDDSGAIVALSPVQQAFLDHFSFQCGYCTPGFVNATTVLLERLAKRPIASAQVEEAITEALNPHLCRCTGYVRYYQAVKQLVLETPGLVSDRASKRNDAEKAP; from the coding sequence ATGAGCGGCCCGAGCATCCGCACCCGCCCGCTGACCTTGCACATCAACGGCCGCGCGCAAGCGCCGGTCGAGGTGCCCGAGGACATGATGCTGGTCGACGTGCTGCACGAGTACCTCGGCCTGACCGGCACCCGCTTCGGTTGCGGCCAGGGCGTATGCCGCGCCTGCACGGTGATCGTCGACGACGAACACGGCCCGCGCGAGGTGCGCAGTTGCATCACCGGCGCGCATTACTTCAACGGCAAGCGCATCCGCACCGTCGAGGGCCATGCCAAGCGCGACGACAGCGGCGCCATCGTCGCGCTGTCGCCGGTGCAGCAGGCGTTTTTGGACCATTTCAGTTTCCAGTGCGGGTACTGCACGCCGGGGTTCGTCAATGCGACTACGGTGTTGCTCGAACGCCTGGCGAAGCGGCCGATCGCGAGCGCGCAGGTCGAAGAGGCGATCACCGAGGCGCTCAATCCGCATTTGTGCCGCTGCACCGGTTACGTGCGCTATTACCAGGCAGTGAAACAGCTGGTGCTGGAAACGCCGGGGCTGGTCAGCGATCGCGCGTCCAAGCGCAATGATGCGGAGAAGGCGCCATGA
- a CDS encoding xanthine dehydrogenase family protein molybdopterin-binding subunit: MPARLSRRDFLKCSVVAGITVYVAAPGSAALAALFEKERLRPMPWDPATGRIRYRTDATAKVTGEKLFSYDMRSHDLPGWPREQAHAMLLRLTQADRVYQGFDLSSLPADLQPDRTVTAADLARDGVAFPPFYGEDLLLPEGKTPAYLGQAVALLIWNDFARFRAAKSRLKFRDELIRWGAQTGPIERDPWATFRYVRVGGASAFDDDAYSSYKDTVLFPSGYKKHNPQWVTGDAGGKLDAQGVAHADAMAAELDRPGDGKLVFEREYFSQSIDTAAMELDNGNGWFDAATGTLHLVSATQSPNEIAEDGPRMLAASKFAVKRLVLHPCYTVGYGSKDHNAFPFVVLMAALYGGGRPVRLANDRYEQFQSSLKRHSFRMHYRLKLDRASGRFEVFQGRMLGDGGGRMNFSPSVCLVAATAAQSIYYFPRSDLSSTVIASRALDAGSARGYGTLQSMGATEMLIDEIAAELKLDPIELRLRNVFATGMKNTQGAIPAGLQRADEVLKKSREHPLWTRRAKRKAEYDAAHPGKRYGVGFGCVQKDYGTGGESAFAEVALSRDGRIALRHTGIEMGTGMATSQAAVCAQWLGRPADEVLTGETQWPELPMVATDDPWLMSQATQDARVGNPRWTPNYASPSSASNSAYFFSHASREAARLLFTQGLWPAAQALWSQGFGGGQLAPLVARREDARWVEGKLTTAGLQPLSLQQLAAKAYELGLATGAVVHYFNRWQWTQAEFPLREDPRLPLDGLALRWGDGSADGPGTPTANGYRIVERTRVFYPPVQRNNAGVVYYSAIGTIAEVAVDTATGHVDLLNHHSILECGSQIVPELVSSQLQGGVAMGIGHALHEFLPLYEGGPGDGTWNFNRYTLPRARDVAVWRQTGEVLPPLSPTDAPKGMAEVVMIPIVPAIANAIAHATGLRLRELPITPDKILAAYAQAQAPKTPPQATTMTQSDQEARA, encoded by the coding sequence ATGCCAGCCCGCTTGAGCCGTCGCGACTTCCTCAAATGCAGCGTGGTCGCCGGCATTACGGTCTACGTCGCCGCCCCCGGCAGCGCCGCGCTCGCGGCCTTGTTCGAAAAAGAACGGCTGCGGCCGATGCCCTGGGACCCGGCCACCGGCCGCATCCGCTACCGCACCGACGCCACCGCCAAGGTCACCGGCGAAAAACTCTTCAGCTACGACATGCGTTCGCACGACCTGCCCGGCTGGCCGCGCGAACAGGCCCACGCGATGCTGCTGCGCCTGACCCAGGCCGACCGGGTCTACCAGGGCTTCGACCTGTCCTCGCTGCCGGCCGACCTGCAACCCGACCGCACCGTCACCGCCGCCGATCTGGCCCGCGACGGGGTCGCGTTTCCGCCCTTCTACGGCGAGGACCTGCTGCTGCCCGAAGGCAAGACCCCGGCCTACCTCGGCCAGGCGGTGGCGCTGCTGATCTGGAACGACTTCGCCCGCTTCCGCGCCGCCAAGAGCCGGCTCAAGTTCCGCGACGAACTGATCCGCTGGGGCGCGCAGACCGGGCCGATAGAACGCGACCCGTGGGCGACGTTCCGCTACGTGCGCGTCGGCGGCGCCAGTGCGTTCGATGACGATGCGTACTCGAGCTACAAGGACACCGTGCTGTTCCCCAGCGGCTACAAGAAGCACAACCCGCAATGGGTCACCGGCGACGCCGGCGGCAAGCTCGACGCGCAGGGCGTGGCGCACGCCGATGCGATGGCGGCCGAACTCGATCGCCCCGGCGACGGCAAGCTGGTGTTCGAACGCGAGTATTTCTCGCAATCGATCGACACCGCGGCGATGGAACTGGACAACGGCAACGGCTGGTTCGATGCCGCGACCGGCACGCTGCACCTGGTCAGCGCGACCCAGTCGCCCAACGAGATCGCCGAAGACGGCCCGCGCATGCTCGCGGCCAGCAAGTTCGCAGTGAAACGGCTGGTGCTGCATCCGTGCTACACGGTCGGCTACGGCTCCAAGGACCACAACGCGTTTCCGTTCGTGGTGTTGATGGCCGCGCTGTACGGCGGCGGCCGGCCGGTAAGGCTGGCCAACGACCGTTACGAGCAGTTCCAGTCCAGCCTCAAGCGCCACAGCTTCCGCATGCACTATCGGCTCAAGCTCGATCGCGCGAGCGGCCGCTTCGAAGTGTTCCAGGGACGCATGCTCGGCGACGGCGGCGGACGGATGAATTTCTCGCCGTCGGTGTGTCTGGTCGCGGCGACCGCGGCGCAGTCGATCTATTACTTCCCGCGCAGCGACCTGAGCAGCACCGTGATCGCCTCGCGCGCGCTCGACGCGGGTTCCGCGCGCGGCTACGGCACCTTGCAGAGCATGGGCGCGACCGAGATGCTGATCGACGAGATCGCCGCCGAACTCAAGCTCGATCCGATCGAACTGCGCCTGCGTAACGTGTTCGCGACCGGGATGAAGAACACCCAGGGCGCGATCCCCGCCGGCCTGCAACGCGCCGACGAAGTACTGAAGAAATCGCGCGAGCATCCGTTGTGGACGCGGCGCGCGAAGCGCAAGGCCGAGTACGACGCCGCGCATCCGGGCAAGCGCTATGGCGTGGGTTTCGGTTGCGTGCAGAAGGATTACGGCACCGGCGGCGAGTCCGCGTTCGCCGAAGTCGCGCTCAGCCGCGACGGCCGCATCGCGCTGCGCCACACCGGCATCGAGATGGGCACCGGCATGGCCACCAGCCAGGCCGCGGTGTGCGCGCAATGGCTCGGCCGGCCGGCCGACGAGGTACTGACCGGCGAAACCCAGTGGCCGGAATTGCCGATGGTCGCCACCGACGACCCGTGGCTGATGTCGCAGGCCACCCAGGACGCGCGCGTCGGCAACCCGCGCTGGACGCCGAACTACGCCAGCCCGAGCAGCGCCAGCAATTCGGCTTACTTCTTCAGCCACGCCAGCCGCGAAGCCGCGCGCCTGCTGTTCACCCAGGGCCTGTGGCCGGCGGCGCAGGCGCTGTGGAGCCAGGGTTTCGGCGGCGGCCAACTGGCGCCGCTGGTGGCGCGGCGCGAGGACGCGCGCTGGGTCGAAGGCAAACTCACCACGGCCGGGTTGCAGCCCTTGAGCCTGCAGCAACTCGCGGCCAAGGCCTACGAACTGGGCCTGGCCACTGGCGCGGTGGTGCATTACTTCAATCGCTGGCAGTGGACGCAGGCCGAGTTCCCGCTGCGCGAGGATCCCCGCCTGCCGCTCGACGGCCTCGCCCTGCGCTGGGGCGACGGCAGCGCCGACGGGCCGGGCACACCGACCGCGAACGGCTACCGCATCGTCGAACGCACGCGCGTGTTCTATCCGCCGGTGCAACGCAACAACGCCGGCGTCGTCTACTACAGCGCGATCGGCACGATCGCCGAGGTCGCGGTCGATACCGCCACGGGTCATGTCGACTTGCTCAACCATCATTCGATTCTCGAATGCGGCAGCCAGATCGTGCCCGAGCTGGTGTCGAGCCAGTTGCAGGGCGGCGTGGCGATGGGCATCGGCCATGCGCTGCACGAATTCCTGCCGCTGTACGAAGGCGGCCCGGGCGACGGCACCTGGAATTTCAACCGTTACACTTTGCCGCGCGCGCGCGATGTCGCGGTGTGGCGGCAGACCGGCGAGGTGCTGCCGCCGCTGTCGCCGACCGATGCGCCCAAGGGCATGGCCGAAGTGGTGATGATCCCGATCGTGCCGGCGATCGCCAACGCGATCGCTCACGCGACCGGGCTGCGCCTGCGCGAACTGCCGATCACGCCGGACAAGATCCTCGCCGCCTATGCGCAGGCGCAAGCGCCGAAGACGCCGCCGCAAGCCACCACGATGACGCAATCCGACCAGGAGGCGCGCGCATGA
- a CDS encoding alpha/beta fold hydrolase encodes MTAMRCLVLPGMDGTGALLDEFVAAMAPRFDTQVIAYPRDRRLGYAELAEFVHPQLPTDRPYLLLGESFSGPVAIALAAQRPPHLAGLVLCASFARAPRPPGSPWSAAMLPRWATKLPVSRVPGWLVAQMMLGRWSDARWRARIRATLNAVQPAVLAHRLDAVRGVDATAALGEIDLPMLYLRAAHDRLVGRDSLSVIQQARPQTGCVKLDAPHFVLQAVPAQAASAIQQWCDEAVESNTVSTHLP; translated from the coding sequence ATGACCGCGATGCGCTGCCTCGTCCTGCCTGGCATGGACGGCACCGGCGCCTTGCTGGACGAGTTCGTCGCGGCGATGGCGCCGCGCTTCGACACCCAGGTCATCGCCTATCCGCGCGATCGCAGGCTGGGTTACGCCGAGCTTGCAGAATTCGTGCATCCGCAATTGCCGACCGACCGGCCTTACCTGTTGCTCGGCGAATCCTTCTCCGGGCCGGTGGCGATCGCGTTGGCCGCGCAACGTCCGCCGCATCTGGCCGGGTTGGTGCTGTGCGCCTCGTTCGCGCGCGCGCCGCGACCGCCGGGGTCGCCCTGGTCGGCGGCGATGTTGCCGCGTTGGGCGACGAAGCTGCCGGTGTCGCGCGTCCCGGGTTGGCTGGTCGCGCAGATGATGCTCGGCCGCTGGTCGGACGCGCGATGGCGCGCGCGCATCCGGGCGACATTGAATGCCGTGCAGCCCGCGGTGCTCGCGCATCGGCTCGATGCGGTCCGCGGCGTCGACGCGACCGCCGCGCTGGGCGAGATCGATCTGCCGATGCTTTATCTGCGTGCGGCGCACGACCGGCTGGTCGGCCGCGACAGTCTGTCTGTGATCCAGCAGGCGCGGCCGCAGACTGGCTGCGTCAAGCTCGACGCGCCGCATTTCGTGCTGCAAGCCGTTCCTGCGCAAGCGGCGAGCGCGATACAACAGTGGTGCGATGAAGCGGTGGAATCCAACACGGTATCCACTCACCTTCCTTAG
- a CDS encoding L-serine ammonia-lyase: protein MAVSSFDLFKIGIGPSSSHTVGPMRAAARFIERWLIEGNGSGEPGADLARTARVRAEVFGSLALTGRGHGTDKAVLMGLEGHWPNQIDPDIIPAALERIRKSKRINLFGRHEIGFDEKHDLIMNKRQKLPFHTNGMRFTAFDADGNVIATRDYYSVGGGFVVNQDEAAEDRIVADTTDQPYPFHSGDQLLAQAASSGLTIAEMMMANERVWRTDEQINAGLDEIWNAMQACVARGIRQTGTLPGGLHVSRRAPALFAELSTKPEAAMRDPLTVLDWVNLYALAVNEENAAGGRVVTAPTNGAAGIIPSVLHYYDRFCPGANLQGVRNFLLTAAAVGILYKENASISGAEVGCQGEVGVACSMAAAGLVAALGGTTSQIENAAEIGMEHNLGLTCDPIGGLVQIPCIERNAMGAVKAINAYRMAMRGDGKHKVSLDKVIKTMRDTGRDMQDKYKETSRGGLAVNVIEC, encoded by the coding sequence GTGGCAGTCAGCAGTTTCGACCTGTTCAAGATCGGCATCGGCCCGAGTTCCTCGCACACCGTCGGCCCGATGCGCGCCGCGGCGCGCTTCATCGAGCGCTGGCTGATCGAAGGCAACGGCAGCGGCGAACCCGGCGCCGACCTCGCCCGCACCGCGCGCGTGCGCGCCGAGGTGTTCGGCTCGCTGGCCCTGACCGGGCGCGGCCACGGCACCGACAAGGCCGTGCTGATGGGCCTGGAAGGCCATTGGCCGAACCAGATCGATCCCGACATCATCCCCGCCGCGCTCGAACGCATCCGCAAGAGCAAGCGCATCAATCTGTTCGGCCGTCACGAGATCGGCTTCGACGAGAAGCACGACCTGATCATGAACAAGCGGCAGAAGCTGCCGTTCCACACCAACGGCATGCGCTTCACCGCGTTCGACGCCGACGGCAACGTGATCGCCACGCGCGACTACTACTCGGTCGGCGGCGGCTTCGTGGTCAACCAGGACGAAGCGGCCGAAGACCGCATCGTCGCCGACACCACCGATCAGCCGTATCCGTTCCATTCCGGCGACCAATTGCTCGCGCAAGCGGCCAGCAGCGGCCTGACCATCGCCGAGATGATGATGGCCAACGAGCGCGTGTGGCGCACCGACGAGCAGATCAACGCCGGCCTGGACGAAATCTGGAACGCGATGCAGGCCTGCGTGGCGCGCGGCATCCGCCAGACCGGCACCCTGCCCGGCGGCCTGCACGTGTCGCGTCGCGCGCCGGCCTTGTTCGCCGAACTGTCGACCAAACCCGAGGCGGCGATGCGCGACCCGCTGACCGTGCTCGACTGGGTCAACCTGTACGCGCTCGCGGTCAACGAAGAAAACGCCGCCGGCGGCCGCGTCGTCACCGCGCCGACCAACGGCGCGGCCGGCATCATTCCCTCGGTGCTGCATTACTACGACCGCTTCTGCCCCGGCGCCAACCTGCAGGGCGTGCGCAATTTCCTGTTGACCGCGGCCGCGGTCGGCATCTTGTACAAGGAAAACGCCTCGATCAGCGGCGCCGAAGTCGGCTGCCAGGGCGAAGTCGGCGTGGCCTGTTCGATGGCCGCCGCCGGCCTGGTCGCCGCGCTCGGCGGCACCACCAGCCAGATCGAGAACGCCGCCGAGATCGGCATGGAACACAACCTCGGCCTGACCTGCGATCCGATCGGCGGCCTGGTGCAGATCCCCTGTATCGAACGCAACGCGATGGGCGCGGTCAAGGCGATCAACGCTTACCGCATGGCGATGCGCGGCGACGGCAAGCACAAGGTCAGCCTGGACAAGGTGATCAAGACCATGCGCGACACCGGCCGCGACATGCAGGACAAGTACAAGGAAACCTCGCGCGGCGGCCTGGCGGTCAACGTCATCGAGTGCTGA
- a CDS encoding glutaredoxin family protein, whose product MSPKPTVLTLFQRDDCHLCDLALAVLARARAPEFDSVFIDDDEALEARYGERVPVLRDEGRGMELDWPFDAAQVALWLERVDADSAT is encoded by the coding sequence ATGAGCCCGAAGCCGACTGTGCTGACTTTGTTCCAACGCGACGATTGCCATCTGTGCGACCTGGCGCTGGCGGTGCTGGCGCGGGCGCGGGCGCCGGAGTTCGACTCGGTGTTCATCGATGACGATGAGGCGTTGGAGGCGCGGTATGGGGAGCGGGTGCCGGTATTGCGCGACGAGGGACGCGGGATGGAGTTGGATTGGCCGTTCGATGCGGCGCAGGTGGCGCTGTGGCTGGAGCGGGTCGACGCCGACTCGGCGACATGA